In Nicotiana tabacum cultivar K326 chromosome 17, ASM71507v2, whole genome shotgun sequence, one DNA window encodes the following:
- the LOC107829924 gene encoding CBL-interacting protein kinase 2-like, translated as MANKGGILMERYELGRLLGQGTFAKVYYARNIRNGQSVAIKVIDKEKVLRVGLVNQIKREISVMRLVRHPNIVHLYEVMATKTKIYFVMEYAKGGELFNKVAKGRLKEDVARKYFQQLINAVDFCHSRGVYHRDLKPENLLLDDDENLKISDFGLSAFVEPKRQDGLLHTMCGTPAYVAPEVINRKGYDGAKADIWSCGVVLFVLLAGYLPFQDSNLMEMYRKIGKAEFRCPSWFPPEARRLLSKMLDPNPSTRISLAKIRGSTWFRRGISISSKSTVVDEVSTDLASANTEEKQEVARIPNLNAFDIISLYAKFDLSKLFEEPCLKKEAKFTSWKPASVIISKLEDTAKRLKLKVSKRDAGLLRFEGIKEGRKGILAIDAEIFEVIEAFHLVEVKKSDGDTLEYQEILNEGLRPGLQDIVWTWQEEKQPQQSEDQLDEQPNDQLQQQQLQPQQHLIQQEQLP; from the coding sequence ATGGCAAATAAAGGAGGCATTCTGATGGAGCGATATGAATTGGGAAGATTGTTAGGTCAAGGTACATTTGCTAAGGTTTACTATGCTAGGAATATCAGAAATGGGCAGAGTGTTGCCATCAAAGTTATTGACAAGGAAAAAGTTCTAAGGGTTGGACTTGTGAATCAGATCAAACGGGAAATATCCGTTATGAGATTAGTCAGACATCCTAATATCGTGCACCTTTACGAAGTCATGGCCACGAAAACCAAGATTTATTTCGTGATGGAGTATGCTAAAGGCGGTGAACTCTTTAACAAGGTGGCGAAAGGAAGGTTAAAAGAGGACGTCGCGCGAAAGTATTTTCAACAGTTGATAAATGCTGTAGATTTTTGCCATAGCAGGGGTGTCTATCACCGGGATTTGAAACCTGAAAACTTACTGTTAGACGatgatgaaaatttaaaaatttcagattttggttTAAGTGCTTTTGTCGAGCCAAAGCGCCAGGACGGACTCCTACACACTATGTGCGGGACTCCAGCCTATGTTGCTCCGGAGGTGATCAATAGAAAAGGCTACGATGGTGCAAAAGCTGATATTTGGTCATGTGGGGTTGTCCTATTCGTCTTGTTAGCTGGTTATCTTCCATTTCAGGACTCAAATTTAATGGAAATGTATAGGAAGATTGGCAAAGCTGAATTCAGATGTCCAAGTTGGTTTCCACCAGAAGCCCGACGGTTACTTTCGAAAATGTTGGATCCTAATCCAAGCACAAGAATTTCTCTTGCAAAAATCCGAGGGAGTACCTGGTTCAGGAGGGGAATTTCTATTTCCTCTAAATCTACCGTAGTAGACGAAGTAAGCACGGATTTAGCTTCAGCAAATACAGAAGAAAAGCAAGAGGTGGCTAGGATTCCAAACTTGAACGCATTTGATATCATTTCCCTTTATGCTAAGtttgatttatcaaaattatTTGAGGAACCTTGTTTAAAGAAAGAAGCTAAATTCACATCCTGGAAACCTGCGTCGGTCATCATATCCAAGCTGGAAGATACCGCTAAACGCCTTAAGCTGAAAGTTAGCAAAAGGGATGCAGGATTACTGAGGTTTGAAGGTATAAAGGAAGGAAGAAAGGGGATTTTAGCCATCGATGCCGAGATCTTTGAGGTCATTGAGGCTTTTCATTTGGTGGAAGTGAAAAAATCAGATGGCGATACGTTGGAATATCAGGAGATATTGAATGAAGGCCTAAGACCAGGTCTTCAGGATATTGTTTGGACTTGGCAAGAAGAAAAACAACCTCAGCAATCAGAAGATCAACTCGACGAGCAGCCAAATGATCAACTTCAGCAGCAACAACTGCAGCCCCAACAACATCTAATTCAGCAGGAGCAATTACCTTGA